The Pseudomonas asiatica genome has a segment encoding these proteins:
- a CDS encoding efflux RND transporter permease subunit: MNFSKFFITRPIFAAVLSLVLLIAGSISLFQLPISEYPEVVPPTVVVRANFPGANPKVIGETVAAPLEQAITGVENMLYMSSQSTADGKLTLTITFALGTDLDNAQVQVQNRVTRTQPKLPEEVTRIGITVDKASPDLTMVVHLTSPDNRYDMLYLSNYAILNIKDELARLGGVGDVQLFGMGDYSLRVWLDPNKTASRNLTASDVVAAIREQNRQVAAGQLGAPPAPGSTSFQLSINTQGRLVNEEEFENIIIRAGADGEITRLKDIARVELGSSQYALRSLLNNQPAVAIPIFQRPGSNAIEISDEVRAKMAELKKDFPEGMDYSIVYDPTVFVRGSIEAVVHTLFEALVLVVLVVILFLQTWRASIIPLMAVPVSLIGTFAVMHLFGFSLNALSLFGLVLAIGIVVDDAIVVVENVERNIGLGLKPLEATQKAMGEVTGPIIATALVLCAVFVPAAFISGLTGQFYKQFALTIAISTVISAFNSLTLSPALAAVLLKDHHAPKDRFSRFLEKLLGSWLFAPFNRFFDRASNRYVGGVRRVIRSSGIALFVYAGLMGLTYLGFSSTPTGFVPAQDKQYLVAFAQLPDAASLDRTEAVIKRMSEIALKQPGVADSVAFPGLSINGFTNSPNSGIVFTPLKPFDERKDPSQSAAAIAAALNAQFADIQDAYIAIFPPPPVQGLGTIGGFRLQIEDRGNLGYEALYKETQNIIAKSHNVPELAGLFTSYQVNVPQVDAAIDREKAKTHGVAITDIFDTLQVYLGSLYTNDFNRFGRTYQVNVQAEQQFRLDAEQIGQLKVRNNLGEMIPLATFLKVSDTSGPDRVMHYNGFITAEINGAAAPGYSSGQAEAAIEKLLKEELPNGMTFEWTDLTYQQILSGNTALFVFPLCVLLAFLVLAAQYESWSLPLAVILIVPMTLLSAITGVIVSGGDNNIFTQIGLIVLVGLACKNAILIVEFAKDEQAKGLDPLAAVLEACRLRLRPILMTSIAFIMGVVPLVFSSGAGSEMRHAMGVAVFSGMIGVTVFGLFLTPVFFFLIRRFVERRQARKAERAHSLESHA, encoded by the coding sequence ATGAACTTCTCGAAATTCTTCATTACCCGGCCAATCTTCGCCGCGGTGCTGTCGCTGGTGCTGCTGATCGCGGGTTCGATCTCGCTGTTCCAGCTGCCGATCAGCGAATACCCCGAAGTGGTGCCGCCCACCGTGGTGGTGCGCGCCAACTTCCCAGGCGCCAACCCCAAGGTCATCGGCGAAACCGTCGCCGCGCCACTGGAGCAGGCGATTACCGGCGTGGAGAACATGCTGTACATGTCCTCCCAGTCCACCGCTGACGGCAAGCTGACGCTGACCATCACCTTCGCCCTGGGCACCGACCTGGACAACGCCCAGGTGCAGGTGCAGAACCGCGTCACCCGTACCCAGCCCAAGCTGCCCGAGGAAGTGACCCGCATTGGTATCACGGTCGACAAGGCCTCGCCCGACCTGACCATGGTCGTGCACCTGACCTCGCCGGACAACCGCTACGACATGCTCTACCTGTCCAACTACGCCATCCTCAACATCAAGGACGAGCTGGCGCGCCTGGGCGGCGTGGGCGATGTGCAGCTGTTCGGCATGGGCGACTACTCGCTGCGCGTGTGGCTGGACCCGAACAAGACCGCTTCGCGCAACCTCACCGCCAGTGATGTGGTGGCTGCAATCCGCGAGCAGAACCGCCAGGTAGCCGCCGGCCAGCTGGGCGCCCCACCCGCCCCCGGTTCGACCAGCTTCCAGCTGTCGATCAACACCCAGGGTCGCCTGGTCAATGAGGAAGAGTTCGAGAACATCATCATCCGCGCCGGTGCCGATGGCGAAATCACCCGCCTGAAGGACATCGCCCGGGTCGAACTCGGCTCCAGCCAGTACGCCCTGCGTTCGCTGCTGAACAACCAGCCGGCGGTGGCCATTCCGATCTTCCAGCGCCCAGGCTCCAACGCCATCGAGATCTCCGACGAAGTGCGGGCGAAGATGGCCGAGCTGAAGAAGGACTTCCCCGAGGGCATGGACTACAGCATCGTCTATGACCCGACCGTGTTCGTCCGTGGGTCCATCGAAGCCGTGGTACACACCCTGTTCGAAGCGCTGGTGCTGGTCGTGCTGGTCGTCATCCTGTTCCTGCAGACCTGGCGTGCCTCGATCATCCCGCTGATGGCCGTGCCGGTATCGCTGATCGGTACCTTCGCCGTGATGCACCTGTTCGGCTTCTCGCTCAACGCGCTGTCATTGTTCGGCCTGGTCCTGGCCATCGGTATCGTGGTGGACGATGCCATCGTCGTGGTGGAGAACGTCGAGCGCAACATCGGCCTGGGCCTGAAACCGCTGGAAGCCACGCAAAAGGCCATGGGCGAAGTGACCGGCCCGATCATCGCCACCGCCCTGGTGCTGTGCGCGGTGTTCGTACCTGCTGCGTTCATTTCCGGCCTCACCGGGCAGTTCTACAAGCAGTTCGCCCTGACCATCGCGATCTCGACCGTGATCTCGGCGTTCAACTCGCTGACCCTGTCGCCGGCCCTGGCTGCCGTGCTGCTGAAGGACCACCATGCGCCCAAGGACCGGTTCTCGCGGTTCCTGGAAAAACTGCTGGGCAGCTGGCTGTTCGCCCCGTTCAACCGCTTCTTCGACCGCGCTTCCAACCGCTACGTCGGCGGCGTGCGTCGGGTCATCCGCTCCAGCGGCATCGCCCTGTTCGTGTATGCCGGCCTGATGGGCCTGACCTACCTGGGCTTCTCGTCCACCCCGACCGGTTTCGTACCGGCCCAGGACAAGCAGTACCTGGTGGCGTTCGCCCAGCTGCCTGACGCGGCCAGCCTCGACCGCACCGAAGCAGTGATCAAGCGCATGAGCGAAATCGCCCTGAAGCAGCCTGGCGTGGCCGACTCGGTAGCCTTCCCAGGCCTGTCGATCAACGGTTTCACCAACAGCCCGAACAGCGGCATCGTGTTCACCCCGCTCAAGCCGTTCGACGAGCGCAAGGACCCGAGCCAGTCGGCGGCGGCCATCGCTGCTGCACTGAATGCCCAGTTCGCCGACATCCAGGACGCCTACATCGCGATCTTCCCGCCACCGCCGGTACAAGGCCTGGGCACCATCGGCGGCTTCCGCCTGCAGATCGAAGACCGTGGCAACCTGGGCTACGAGGCGCTGTACAAGGAAACCCAGAATATCATCGCCAAGAGCCACAACGTGCCGGAACTGGCGGGCCTGTTCACCAGCTACCAGGTCAACGTGCCGCAGGTCGATGCCGCCATCGACCGGGAAAAGGCCAAGACCCACGGCGTGGCGATCACCGACATCTTCGACACCCTGCAGGTCTACCTGGGCTCGCTGTACACCAACGACTTCAACCGCTTTGGCCGTACCTACCAGGTCAACGTCCAGGCCGAGCAGCAGTTCCGCCTCGATGCCGAGCAGATCGGCCAGCTGAAGGTGCGCAACAACCTCGGCGAGATGATCCCGCTGGCGACCTTCCTCAAGGTCAGCGACACCTCCGGGCCTGACCGGGTGATGCACTACAACGGTTTCATCACCGCCGAGATCAACGGCGCAGCGGCACCGGGCTACAGCTCCGGCCAGGCCGAAGCTGCAATCGAGAAGCTGCTGAAAGAGGAACTGCCCAACGGCATGACCTTCGAGTGGACCGACCTGACCTACCAGCAGATCCTCTCGGGCAACACTGCGCTGTTCGTGTTCCCGCTGTGCGTACTGCTGGCCTTCCTGGTGCTTGCCGCCCAGTACGAAAGCTGGAGTCTGCCGCTGGCGGTGATTCTGATCGTGCCGATGACGCTGCTGTCGGCCATCACCGGGGTGATCGTGTCGGGTGGTGACAACAACATCTTCACCCAGATCGGCCTGATCGTACTGGTGGGCCTGGCGTGCAAGAACGCGATCCTGATCGTCGAGTTCGCCAAGGACGAACAGGCCAAGGGGCTCGACCCGCTGGCAGCGGTACTGGAAGCCTGCCGCCTGCGCCTGCGGCCGATCCTGATGACCTCGATCGCCTTCATCATGGGTGTGGTTCCACTGGTGTTCAGCTCCGGTGCAGGTTCTGAAATGCGCCATGCCATGGGTGTGGCGGTGTTCTCGGGGATGATCGGCGTGACCGTGTTCGGCTTGTTCCTGACCCCGGTGTTCTTCTTCCTGATTCGCCGTTTCGTCGAGCGTCGCCAGGCCCGCAAGGCCGAACGCGCCCACTCGCTGGAGAGCCATGCATGA
- a CDS encoding helix-turn-helix domain-containing protein: MANERSASVWDALADTPEEADNLRLRSQLMRILVKTVRAWDLPQKDAARRLHVTQPRLSELLNGKIDKFSLDALVNLLANADLEVDFTVKEKLA, from the coding sequence ATGGCGAATGAACGCTCGGCATCTGTATGGGACGCGTTGGCTGATACGCCAGAAGAGGCCGACAACCTTAGGCTGCGCTCGCAGTTGATGCGGATTTTGGTCAAGACGGTGCGTGCCTGGGATCTACCTCAGAAGGATGCGGCGCGTCGGCTACATGTCACTCAACCGCGCTTGAGTGAGCTGTTGAATGGGAAGATTGACAAGTTTTCCCTGGATGCCTTGGTAAATCTGCTGGCCAATGCCGATCTGGAAGTGGATTTCACGGTGAAGGAAAAGCTCGCCTGA
- a CDS encoding efflux transporter outer membrane subunit has translation MNLLKPLTPSLLALALAACAVGPDYQAPATEPAQLASDVQAKAYDRSRFESLWWKQFDDPVLNQLVQASLDGNRDLRVAFARLKSARSIREDAENDQFPVVTSRASSDIGKGQIPGQTTQRVNSERYDLGLDMAWELDLFGRIQRQIEASEAQEAVAAADLQQLQVSLIAELVDAYGQLRGAQLREKIALANLKTQQESRAITETLRDAGVGNDLDVVRADARLAGVEATVPQLQAEQARARHRIATLLGQRPEALSVDLSPKALPAIAKALPVGDPGELLRRRPDIRSAERQLAAATANVGVATADLFPRVSLSGFLGFTAARGSQIGSSAANAWALGPSITWAAFDLGSVRARLRGAKADAEGALANYEQQVLLALEESANAFSDYDKTQQRLLSLMRQSDASRKAAELASIRYREGTVDYLVLLDAERERLSAEDAQAQGEVELYRGIVSIYKALGGGWQPETVASAR, from the coding sequence ATGAACCTGCTCAAACCCTTGACCCCGAGCCTGCTGGCGCTGGCCCTGGCGGCCTGCGCGGTAGGCCCGGACTACCAGGCGCCAGCCACCGAGCCTGCGCAGCTGGCCAGCGATGTACAGGCCAAGGCCTACGACCGTAGCCGTTTCGAGAGCCTGTGGTGGAAGCAGTTCGACGACCCGGTACTGAACCAGCTGGTGCAGGCTTCGCTGGACGGCAACCGTGACCTGCGCGTGGCCTTCGCCCGCCTGAAGTCGGCCCGTTCGATCCGTGAAGACGCCGAGAACGATCAGTTCCCGGTGGTCACCAGCCGCGCCAGCAGCGACATCGGCAAGGGCCAGATCCCCGGCCAGACCACGCAACGGGTGAACAGCGAGCGCTACGACCTGGGCCTGGACATGGCCTGGGAGCTTGACCTGTTCGGCCGCATCCAGCGCCAGATCGAAGCCAGCGAAGCCCAGGAAGCGGTAGCCGCGGCCGACCTGCAGCAGCTGCAGGTCAGCCTGATCGCCGAGCTGGTCGATGCCTACGGCCAGCTGCGCGGCGCGCAGTTGCGCGAGAAGATCGCCCTGGCCAACCTCAAGACCCAGCAGGAATCGCGGGCCATCACCGAAACCCTGCGCGATGCCGGGGTGGGCAACGACCTTGACGTGGTACGGGCCGACGCGCGCCTGGCCGGGGTCGAAGCCACCGTGCCGCAACTGCAGGCGGAACAGGCGCGGGCCCGGCATCGCATCGCCACCCTGCTCGGCCAGCGCCCCGAGGCGCTCAGCGTCGACCTGTCGCCCAAGGCCCTGCCGGCCATCGCCAAGGCGCTACCGGTGGGTGACCCGGGTGAACTGCTGCGCCGCCGCCCGGACATCCGCAGCGCCGAACGCCAGTTGGCGGCTGCCACTGCCAACGTCGGCGTGGCCACGGCCGACCTGTTCCCCCGCGTCAGCCTCAGCGGCTTCCTCGGCTTTACTGCTGCCCGTGGCTCGCAGATCGGCTCCTCGGCAGCCAATGCATGGGCGCTGGGCCCGAGCATCACCTGGGCGGCCTTCGACCTGGGCAGCGTGCGCGCCCGCCTGCGCGGTGCCAAGGCCGATGCCGAAGGGGCACTGGCCAACTATGAACAGCAGGTGTTGCTGGCCCTGGAAGAATCGGCCAACGCCTTCAGCGACTACGACAAGACCCAGCAGCGGCTGCTGTCGCTGATGCGCCAGAGCGATGCCAGCCGCAAGGCGGCTGAACTGGCCTCGATTCGTTATCGCGAGGGTACGGTGGACTACCTGGTGCTGCTCGATGCCGAGCGTGAGCGGCTGAGCGCCGAAGATGCTCAAGCCCAGGGCGAGGTCGAGCTGTACCGCGGCATCGTCTCCATCTACAAGGCCCTGGGCGGCGGCTGGCAGCCGGAGACTGTAGCCAGCGCGCGCTGA
- a CDS encoding type II toxin-antitoxin system RelE/ParE family toxin — translation MWDGQKPIEWVGGSKDDVRRFPPVARQRAGYQLDLIQSGEEPTDWKSMENVGRGVREIRIKCKDGAFRVLYVVNRPEAVYVLHAFRKTTEKTDKRDIDVAKARFKSLD, via the coding sequence ATGTGGGACGGTCAGAAGCCTATCGAATGGGTAGGCGGCAGCAAGGATGATGTGCGCAGGTTTCCACCAGTGGCGAGGCAGCGGGCTGGGTATCAGCTGGACTTGATCCAGTCCGGTGAAGAACCTACCGACTGGAAGTCGATGGAGAATGTGGGGCGGGGTGTGCGGGAGATCCGCATCAAGTGTAAAGACGGTGCTTTTCGCGTGTTGTATGTTGTGAACCGCCCGGAAGCTGTCTATGTCCTGCATGCATTCCGCAAGACAACTGAAAAGACGGATAAGCGCGATATTGATGTGGCGAAAGCCCGTTTCAAGTCGCTGGACTGA
- a CDS encoding tetratricopeptide repeat protein, translated as MPRRHRYLIALLLLILVSALFGYLWRDTPPAPPTLPAHSYAKALRQAHEGQPGAARVLYQQLQRTDLPPIRRAALYAELPNYPSPQALKLARQDLEHADPLVRRAAIAGIRRLLPAAQRSLVLGPLLDDDEQSVRFAAVDALLGLAPDDIGLYFGPLQVALEQYQQALEQQPEDPDAQVHLARLYLHENDYTLAATALQRALTVAPGNLDALATQVRLLERQGHHDASRQVLGKALALSPDSAFLQYELGLWLNRHEQREYALLALSRAVELDPDNADYRYTLAVTLHELEQLDAAQKQLETVLSRQPANRRARVLLIQYWKETGQLQNVQVLLAELERQNPDDPVLQQGL; from the coding sequence ATGCCCAGACGCCACCGCTACCTGATCGCCCTGCTGCTGTTGATCCTGGTATCGGCCCTGTTCGGCTACCTGTGGCGCGACACTCCGCCAGCCCCGCCAACCCTGCCCGCGCACAGCTACGCCAAGGCCCTGCGCCAGGCCCATGAGGGCCAACCCGGCGCTGCACGGGTGCTGTACCAACAATTGCAGCGCACCGACCTACCGCCCATCCGCCGAGCGGCCTTGTATGCCGAACTGCCCAACTACCCTTCGCCCCAGGCATTGAAACTCGCCCGCCAGGACCTGGAACATGCCGACCCGCTGGTGCGCCGTGCAGCCATTGCCGGCATCCGCCGCCTGCTGCCGGCGGCGCAGCGCAGCCTGGTACTCGGCCCGCTGCTGGATGACGACGAGCAAAGCGTACGCTTTGCCGCGGTAGATGCCCTGCTCGGCCTTGCCCCGGATGACATCGGCCTGTATTTCGGCCCGCTGCAGGTCGCCCTGGAGCAATACCAGCAGGCCCTGGAGCAACAACCCGAAGACCCAGACGCCCAGGTCCACCTGGCGCGCCTGTATCTGCACGAAAACGACTACACCCTGGCCGCCACAGCCCTGCAACGGGCCCTGACGGTAGCGCCAGGCAACCTCGACGCACTGGCGACCCAGGTACGCCTGCTGGAACGCCAGGGCCATCACGACGCCTCGCGTCAGGTACTGGGCAAAGCCCTGGCGCTGAGCCCCGACTCGGCCTTTCTGCAGTACGAACTGGGGCTCTGGCTGAACCGCCACGAGCAGCGCGAATACGCCTTGCTGGCCTTGTCCCGCGCCGTCGAACTGGACCCGGATAACGCCGACTACCGCTATACACTGGCGGTCACCCTGCATGAACTGGAACAACTCGACGCCGCGCAAAAGCAACTGGAAACCGTGCTCAGCCGCCAGCCGGCCAATCGCCGGGCACGGGTGTTGCTGATCCAGTACTGGAAGGAAACCGGCCAGTTGCAGAACGTGCAGGTACTGCTGGCCGAACTGGAGCGGCAGAACCCGGACGACCCCGTGCTGCAACAGGGCCTGTAG
- a CDS encoding cysteine dioxygenase has translation MSQPLRLERLRHFIDALSQLLDRETDEATLLDQGQGLLRSLVAHDDWLPEALAQPDPARYHQYLLHCDSRQRFSIVSFVWGPGQQTPIHDHRVWGLIGMLRGAEYSQGFVRSEHGTLLPAGEPVRIDPGHVEAVSPRIGDIHQVSNAFADQVSISIHVYGANIGAVSRAVYLPDGSEKPFISGYSNTLLPNIWDLSKENPAP, from the coding sequence ATGAGCCAACCCCTGCGCCTCGAGCGCCTGCGCCACTTCATCGACGCACTTTCGCAACTGCTGGACCGGGAAACCGACGAAGCCACCCTCCTCGACCAGGGCCAGGGCCTGCTGCGCAGCCTGGTCGCCCATGACGACTGGCTGCCCGAGGCGCTGGCGCAGCCGGACCCGGCCCGTTACCATCAATACCTGCTGCATTGCGATTCGCGCCAGCGCTTTTCCATCGTCAGTTTCGTATGGGGGCCAGGCCAGCAGACGCCGATCCACGACCACCGGGTGTGGGGCCTGATTGGCATGTTGCGTGGCGCCGAATACTCGCAAGGCTTTGTCCGTAGCGAGCACGGTACGTTGCTGCCGGCAGGCGAGCCGGTGCGCATCGACCCCGGCCACGTGGAGGCCGTATCGCCGCGCATCGGTGATATCCATCAGGTCAGCAACGCCTTCGCCGACCAGGTCTCGATCAGCATTCACGTGTATGGCGCCAACATCGGCGCCGTCAGCCGTGCCGTGTACCTGCCCGACGGCAGCGAGAAACCGTTCATTTCCGGCTATTCCAACACCCTTCTGCCCAATATCTGGGACCTGTCCAAAGAGAACCCTGCCCCATGA
- a CDS encoding rhodanese-related sulfurtransferase: MSTVATRAFHDIRRALLAHEELALIDVREEDPFAQAHPLFAANIPLSKLELEVFARVPRRDTAITLYDDGEGLAAQAGQRLTALGYSDVALLEGGLAGWRAAGGELFRDVNVPSKAFGELVESVRHTPSLAAEQVQALLDAKADVVVLDARRFDEYQTMSIPGGISVPGAELVLRVAELAPDPATQVIVNCAGRTRSIIGTQSLVNAGIPNPVAALRNGTIGWTLAGQTLAHGQQRRFAEVTDSTRADAAQRARSVADRAGVARLEPEGLAAWQADTSRTTYLFDVRTPEEYAQGHLPASRSVPGGQLVQETDHVASVRGARIVLVDDDGVRANMSASWLAQMGWQVAVLDGLSAADFSAAGEWQAPQPALPAVTEIGVEQLEDWLQAPGTVLLDFTSSANYVKRHIPGAYWAIRAQLPQVLERLPVAERYVLTCGSSLLARFAALDLQALTQTPVYVLDGGTARWIAAGKALESGETRLAVARTDRYRRPYEGTDNPHEAMQGYLDWEFGLIAQLERDGTHGFRVSS, translated from the coding sequence ATGAGTACCGTAGCCACCCGCGCCTTCCACGACATTCGTCGGGCATTGCTGGCCCATGAAGAACTGGCGCTGATCGATGTACGCGAGGAAGACCCGTTCGCCCAGGCACACCCGTTGTTCGCCGCCAACATTCCGTTGTCGAAACTGGAGCTGGAGGTGTTTGCCCGGGTCCCCCGGCGCGACACCGCCATCACCCTGTATGACGACGGCGAAGGCCTGGCGGCCCAGGCCGGCCAGCGTCTGACGGCACTGGGCTACAGCGATGTGGCACTGCTCGAAGGTGGCCTGGCCGGCTGGCGCGCAGCAGGCGGCGAACTGTTCCGCGACGTCAACGTGCCAAGCAAGGCCTTTGGCGAACTGGTGGAAAGCGTGCGACACACCCCATCGCTGGCGGCCGAACAGGTGCAAGCGCTGCTGGATGCCAAGGCCGATGTGGTGGTGCTCGACGCCCGCCGCTTCGACGAATACCAGACCATGAGCATCCCGGGTGGCATCAGCGTCCCGGGTGCCGAACTGGTGCTGCGGGTGGCCGAGCTGGCGCCCGACCCTGCCACCCAGGTGATCGTCAATTGCGCCGGGCGCACCCGCAGCATCATCGGCACCCAGTCGCTGGTCAACGCCGGCATCCCCAACCCGGTGGCCGCCCTGCGCAACGGCACCATTGGCTGGACCCTGGCCGGGCAAACCCTGGCCCACGGCCAGCAACGGCGCTTCGCCGAGGTTACCGACAGCACCCGTGCCGATGCCGCACAGCGCGCGCGCAGCGTGGCCGACCGCGCCGGCGTGGCCCGCCTGGAGCCCGAAGGCCTGGCCGCCTGGCAGGCTGATACCAGCCGCACCACCTACCTGTTCGACGTACGCACGCCCGAGGAATACGCCCAGGGCCACCTGCCGGCCAGCCGCAGCGTGCCGGGCGGGCAGCTGGTGCAGGAAACCGACCATGTCGCCAGCGTACGCGGGGCGCGCATCGTGCTGGTGGACGATGACGGCGTGCGGGCCAACATGAGCGCTTCGTGGCTGGCGCAGATGGGCTGGCAGGTGGCAGTGCTGGACGGTTTGTCAGCGGCAGACTTCAGTGCAGCCGGCGAGTGGCAGGCGCCGCAGCCGGCGTTGCCAGCGGTGACCGAAATCGGTGTCGAGCAGCTGGAGGACTGGCTGCAAGCGCCAGGCACCGTGCTGCTGGACTTCACCAGCAGTGCCAACTATGTGAAACGGCATATTCCAGGCGCTTACTGGGCGATCCGCGCGCAGTTGCCACAGGTGCTGGAGCGCTTGCCGGTAGCCGAGCGCTATGTGCTGACCTGCGGCAGCAGCCTGCTGGCGCGCTTTGCGGCGCTGGACTTGCAGGCACTGACGCAAACCCCGGTGTACGTGCTGGACGGTGGCACCGCGCGCTGGATCGCGGCGGGCAAGGCGCTGGAGAGCGGCGAAACGCGCTTGGCCGTGGCGCGTACCGACCGTTATCGCCGGCCTTATGAAGGGACGGACAACCCGCACGAAGCGATGCAGGGGTATCTGGACTGGGAGTTCGGCTTGATTGCCCAGCTGGAGCGCGATGGCACCCATGGGTTCCGCGTATCGAGCTGA
- a CDS encoding ABC transporter substrate-binding protein, translating into MRYLKQLAAGVLASSLSLAAAAQTLVVGDQSFNARAVMEAAGVLDDLPYTLEWKQFTAGSPVAEALNVGSLDIGLLGDAPPLFLGALGAPIKVIAVSRQNLEGVAILARKDSNIHRLEDLRGKRAAIWKGSWSQQLLFSALDKAAVPRDALELRYLSALDASHALDGGSVDVIATWEPYVTQQERQGARVLATAEGLIPAQSFVVANAKAVEVKRAQISDFLQRLKKARDWTLSDPAHTEAYADAWAKRTRADRDIARAWFARARTDVAALNPQVIVEAQKTVDFFAGLGLIKAYPAASLFDTSFAAAFEH; encoded by the coding sequence GTGCGATACCTCAAGCAATTGGCCGCCGGTGTGCTGGCCAGCTCCCTCAGCCTGGCGGCCGCCGCGCAAACCCTGGTGGTTGGCGACCAGAGCTTCAATGCCCGCGCCGTGATGGAAGCGGCCGGCGTGCTCGACGACCTGCCCTATACCCTGGAATGGAAGCAGTTCACCGCCGGCTCGCCGGTGGCCGAGGCGCTGAACGTGGGCAGCCTGGACATCGGCCTGCTGGGCGATGCGCCGCCGTTGTTCCTCGGTGCGCTGGGTGCGCCGATCAAGGTGATTGCGGTCAGCCGGCAGAACCTGGAGGGCGTGGCCATCCTGGCACGCAAGGACTCGAACATTCACCGCCTCGAAGACCTGCGTGGCAAGCGTGCGGCGATCTGGAAGGGTTCCTGGAGCCAGCAACTGCTGTTCAGCGCGCTGGACAAGGCGGCGGTGCCGCGTGACGCCCTGGAGCTGCGCTACCTCAGCGCCCTGGATGCGTCGCATGCCCTGGATGGTGGTTCGGTGGATGTGATCGCCACCTGGGAACCCTATGTCACCCAGCAGGAGCGCCAAGGGGCGCGGGTGCTGGCCACGGCCGAAGGGCTGATCCCGGCGCAGAGTTTCGTGGTGGCCAATGCCAAGGCGGTGGAGGTCAAGCGGGCGCAGATCAGTGATTTTCTCCAGCGCCTGAAGAAGGCCCGTGACTGGACCCTGAGCGACCCCGCCCACACCGAGGCGTATGCCGATGCCTGGGCCAAGCGCACCCGTGCCGACCGCGACATCGCCCGGGCCTGGTTTGCCAGGGCGCGTACCGATGTGGCGGCACTGAACCCGCAGGTGATCGTGGAGGCGCAGAAGACCGTGGACTTCTTTGCCGGGCTGGGGCTGATCAAGGCCTACCCGGCGGCCAGCCTGTTCGATACCTCGTTCGCGGCGGCGTTCGAGCACTGA
- the mexE gene encoding multidrug efflux RND transporter periplasmic adaptor subunit MexE, protein MEQSFKPLRFPLAALAVVVISACGRTPDAVQAPTAPKVSVAKVIEQPINEWDEFTGRLEAPETVEVRPRVSGQIDLVAFTEGAQVKKGDLLFQIDPRPFQAEVRRLEAQLQQAKATAIRSANEARRGERLRDSNAISAELAESRSSAAAEARAGVDAIQAQLDLARLNLSFTRVTAPISGRVSRAQFTAGNIVTADVTPLTSVVSTDKVYAYFDADERVYLKYTQLAREGQRGQSTPVYLGLTNETGNPHLGQMNFVDNQVNPRTGTIRGRAVFDNSDGQFTPGLYARLKLVGSAQYQAVLINDEAVGTDLGKKFVLVMDKDNKAAYRAVELGPKLEGLRIVRSGLGKDDRIVVKGLQRVRPGSPVTPEETPMASEQTLAALAQQRQALEASNPAPKVAGNNVKVASAQAPRG, encoded by the coding sequence ATGGAACAATCATTCAAACCCTTGCGCTTCCCCCTCGCTGCCCTGGCAGTGGTGGTGATCAGCGCTTGTGGCCGAACCCCAGACGCAGTGCAGGCTCCCACCGCGCCGAAGGTCAGCGTGGCCAAGGTGATCGAGCAACCGATCAATGAATGGGACGAGTTCACCGGCCGCCTCGAAGCGCCGGAAACCGTCGAGGTACGCCCACGGGTCTCCGGCCAGATCGACCTGGTAGCCTTCACCGAAGGCGCCCAGGTCAAGAAAGGCGACCTGCTGTTCCAGATCGATCCACGCCCGTTCCAGGCAGAGGTCCGCCGCCTCGAAGCCCAACTGCAGCAGGCCAAGGCCACCGCCATTCGCAGCGCCAACGAAGCCCGCCGTGGCGAACGCCTGCGTGACAGCAACGCCATTTCCGCAGAACTGGCCGAATCGCGTAGCAGCGCCGCCGCCGAAGCCCGCGCCGGGGTCGACGCGATCCAGGCCCAGCTCGACCTGGCACGCCTGAACCTCAGTTTCACCCGTGTCACCGCGCCCATCAGCGGCCGTGTCAGCCGCGCCCAGTTCACCGCCGGCAACATCGTCACCGCCGATGTCACCCCGCTGACCAGCGTGGTCTCCACCGACAAGGTCTACGCCTACTTCGACGCCGACGAGCGCGTGTACCTCAAGTACACCCAGCTGGCCCGCGAAGGCCAGCGCGGCCAGAGCACCCCGGTGTACCTGGGCCTGACCAACGAAACCGGCAACCCGCACCTGGGCCAGATGAACTTCGTCGACAACCAGGTCAACCCGCGCACCGGCACCATCCGTGGCCGTGCGGTGTTCGACAACAGCGACGGCCAGTTCACCCCAGGCCTGTATGCACGCCTGAAGCTGGTAGGCAGCGCCCAGTACCAGGCCGTACTGATCAACGACGAAGCCGTGGGCACCGACCTTGGCAAGAAGTTCGTGCTGGTCATGGACAAGGACAACAAGGCCGCCTACCGCGCCGTGGAGCTGGGGCCGAAGCTGGAAGGCCTGCGCATCGTGCGCAGCGGCCTGGGCAAGGACGACCGCATCGTGGTCAAGGGCCTGCAGCGTGTGCGCCCTGGCTCACCGGTCACCCCGGAAGAGACACCGATGGCCAGCGAACAGACCCTCGCCGCCCTCGCCCAGCAGCGCCAGGCCCTGGAGGCCAGCAACCCGGCGCCGAAGGTGGCGGGCAACAACGTGAAAGTCGCCAGCGCCCAGGCGCCACGCGGTTAA